The nucleotide sequence GCTCGACACGCTCCACGCGCGCGGCAGCTGGAACAAGACCGCGCGCGGCCAGCGCCTGACGCTTGCCGCTGCACGCTTCGACAACGCCGATGCGGCGGGGACGGCGACGGGACAGTACGAACGCATTCCGGGGCAGCGCGGCATCATCGATCTGAACGCGCATCTGGATCGCGCGCGCGGGACCGCGGTCTACCGCTATTTTCCGAAGACGATCGGCGAGCGCACCGTCGACTGGGTCAGGCGCGGCGTCGTCGCCGGCGGCTCGGACGACGTGCGGCTCAAGCTCAGGGGCGACCTCGCGCGTTTCCCATTCGCCGACGGCGACGGCGTGTTCCGCGTCGACGTCAAGGTCAGTGACGGCGTGATCGACTACCTGCCAGGGTGGCCGCGCATCGAAGGCATCGACGCCCACCTCGCTTTCGCGGGCAAGACAATGGAAGTCAGCTCGAACACCGCGCGCATTTACGGCGTCGCGCTCGCCCCGGTGAAGGTCGTCATTCCCGATCTCATCCATCACGACGAGCTGCTGCAGGTCGACGGCGAGGCAGCCGGTCCGGTCGAAGACTTCATTCGGTTTGCCAACGCGAGTCCGCTCGGCGACCGCCTACGCGTCTTCACCGCCGGCCTCAAGGGCACCGGAAACATGAAGCTTGCGCTCGGTCTGCGCGTGCCCTTGCGCCGCAGTGCGGACGTCAGCGTCGCCGGACGGCTTTCCTTCCTCGACGACAGCCTGGCGTCGAGCGCGTGGCCGCGGCTCGAGAACGTGCGCGGCGACGTCGACTTCACCGGCGACAGCCTCAGCGCGCAGAACCTCGGCGCGCGATTCCTCGGTGGCCCGCTGCGCCTCGACGCGCGCACGGTCGGCGACGAGGTGCGCATCGTCACCCGCGGCCGCGCGACGGCGCCGGGCATCGCGGCGTGGCTCGGCCCGACCTGGGGCAGCCGCCTCAGCGGGCAGACCGTTTGGGACGGCGAACTCGTGCTTGCGCCGGGCGGCGAGCGCATGCGTGTCCAGTCCGACCTCGTCGGCCTGCGCAGTGCACTGCCGGCACCGCTCGCGAAAGCCGCCGCCCAGCCGCTGCCCTTGCGCGTGACGGGCCAGCCTCATGCCGACGGCCGGCAATACGACGTGCGCCTCGGCACGCGCCTCGGCGCGGCCTGGCACGCGTCGGCGGCCGGCGTGACGCAGGGCGAGGTCCGCTTCGGCAGCGCCGCGACGCTGCCGGACGAACCCGGCCTGCGACTCGCTGGACGCGCGCCGAACCTCGACCTTTCGGCCTGGCTCGAGCTGATGCCGCGCGGCGAGGGGGCGGCGCTGCCCATATCGTCAGTCGATCTCGGGTTCGACGCGTTCGACCTGGCCGGACGCCGCTTTGAGGACCTGCGCCTCCAGGGAGGCGCGCAAGGCGGCGCGCTGCGGACACAGGTCACGGCACGCGGCATGGACGGCGTGCTGACCTATGGCGCCGGAGACGACGGGCGGGCGCGCGTCGCCGCCCGGTTCCGCGAACTCACCATTCCGGCGCCTGCGCCGGCGGGCGCGTCGACCGATCCCCAAACGAACATGAAGGCGAGTGATTTTCCCGCGCTCGAAATGCGTGTCGATGATTTTCGCCTGCAGCAGCGCCCGCTCGGCCGGCTCGATCTCGTCGCCCATGGCGCACCCCAGGGGCTCATCATCGAGAACCTGAAGCTCGCGCACGCCGACAGCGTGTTCGCCATGAACGGGGTGTGGCGTGACAGCGGCGCCGGGGAGACGCGGGGAGAGCTGAGCCTCGAGGTCGTGGACGCGGGCAAGTTTCTGGCGCGCTTCGGCTATCCGGACACGCTGCGCGGCGGCCGTGCGAGCGTACGCGGCGACGCCGCGTGGGAAGGGTCGCCGGCCGATTTCTCGTTCGCAAGCCTTGCCGGACAGCTCGCGTTCAGCGCGAAAGGCGGGCAGTTCCTGCGTGTCGAGCCGGGCGTCGGCAAACTGCTCGGTGTGCTGAGCCTGCAGTCGCTGCCGCGCCGATTGAACTTCGATTTCCGTGATATCTTCAACAAGGGCTATGCCTTCGACGACATCGGGGCGACGCTGCGGGTCGCCCGCGGGGTCGTCTACAGCGACGATTTGAAGATGCGTGGTCCGGCGGCGAAGGTCAACATGTCGGGCCTTGCCGATCTCAACCAGGAGTCGGTGCAGTTGCGGGTCAAGGTGATTCCCAAAATGTCCGAAGGAGTGGCCGTCGCGGGCGCCCTGCTCGGCGGGCCGCTTGCGGGCGTGGGGGCACTCGCGGCGCAAAAGCTGCTGCGCGACCCGCTCGAAGAGGTCATCAGCCAGGAATACATGGTGACCGGGCCGTGGCAGGCGCCCGACGTCAAACGTCTCGCCAAAACCAAGGTCGAATCCAAACCCCCCGTAGCCGAACCCTGATGTGGAACCGTAGATGACGACAAAAAAGCCAGCAAAAACCACCGTCGCGCGTCCCAAAGGCGCCCAGGTCAAAAAACTCGCGCCCCAGCCGGGCGCGGTTCGCGTCGCCGCGATCCAGATGGCTTCGGGACCGAGCGTGCCTGCCAACCTCGCCGAAGCCGAGCGGCTCATCGAACTCGCGGTCCAGGCGGGCG is from Thiobacillus denitrificans ATCC 25259 and encodes:
- a CDS encoding YhdP family protein, encoding MTVFPVPPALWRRLWRGLLALAALGVAGVVAAVALMFLYVLPNIADHRDTVAALMSRAVGQRVTLEAVSGVWQRARPEFRLRGVRLHDEAGETTLLLPELEAEFAWRSLLFLEPRFSRIELQGLALDVRRDRSGHFYVGGIPLNPGDPHGGFSGWLLRQGRVHVGQATVTWRDALRGAPPLTFEGVDFTLSKVRREHRLQVAAIPPTTLARPLRVDARFRARDVDDVATWSGRISATVAGVSFPQLAKWLALPYPPQQGWGAVHADFTLARGAITGVEAAVDLREIETTLGEGLLPLRLARLHGRAAWQRVRGGQRLSFEDIRVAEAGGAPGAPFDVGVAWGEGGREVTARSFNLGRLQSLLPRLPIEATLRSRLAALRPQGQLDVLQLRWAGAKPTLDDFAVKAHFRGLAIRAVDKRPGVRNLSGRIEGDAHAGAFEIESRRVGLDLSAWFREPEFALDTLHARGSWNKTARGQRLTLAAARFDNADAAGTATGQYERIPGQRGIIDLNAHLDRARGTAVYRYFPKTIGERTVDWVRRGVVAGGSDDVRLKLRGDLARFPFADGDGVFRVDVKVSDGVIDYLPGWPRIEGIDAHLAFAGKTMEVSSNTARIYGVALAPVKVVIPDLIHHDELLQVDGEAAGPVEDFIRFANASPLGDRLRVFTAGLKGTGNMKLALGLRVPLRRSADVSVAGRLSFLDDSLASSAWPRLENVRGDVDFTGDSLSAQNLGARFLGGPLRLDARTVGDEVRIVTRGRATAPGIAAWLGPTWGSRLSGQTVWDGELVLAPGGERMRVQSDLVGLRSALPAPLAKAAAQPLPLRVTGQPHADGRQYDVRLGTRLGAAWHASAAGVTQGEVRFGSAATLPDEPGLRLAGRAPNLDLSAWLELMPRGEGAALPISSVDLGFDAFDLAGRRFEDLRLQGGAQGGALRTQVTARGMDGVLTYGAGDDGRARVAARFRELTIPAPAPAGASTDPQTNMKASDFPALEMRVDDFRLQQRPLGRLDLVAHGAPQGLIIENLKLAHADSVFAMNGVWRDSGAGETRGELSLEVVDAGKFLARFGYPDTLRGGRASVRGDAAWEGSPADFSFASLAGQLAFSAKGGQFLRVEPGVGKLLGVLSLQSLPRRLNFDFRDIFNKGYAFDDIGATLRVARGVVYSDDLKMRGPAAKVNMSGLADLNQESVQLRVKVIPKMSEGVAVAGALLGGPLAGVGALAAQKLLRDPLEEVISQEYMVTGPWQAPDVKRLAKTKVESKPPVAEP